The Setaria italica strain Yugu1 chromosome VIII, Setaria_italica_v2.0, whole genome shotgun sequence genome includes the window GTGCACCGTCCTCTTCAAGCTGGGGAGCGACGCCGCCGTCCGGGAGGAGCTGTCGACGGAGTTCCAGAAGCTTGCGAGGGGGATCTGGGCGGTGCCGGTCAACGTGCCCTTCAGCACCTTCAGCCGGTGCctggcggcgagccggcgcgggcggcgcgccgtcgCGGCGGTCATCGAGGAGAGGAGGGACAAGCTACGGCGGGGAGAGAGCTCGCCGACCGACGACGTGGTCACCAacatgctcgccggcggcctccccgACGAGGAGATCACGGACAACATCATATTCCTCATGATCGCCGCCCACGACACCACCGCCGCTCTCAtcaccttcctcctccggcAGCTCGACGCCAACCAGGACGCCTACGCCAAAGTTCTACAAGGTAAACAATTcaccctttctctttttctctccaGAATTTATTTCACCATGACTGATTACGAATCCATGGATCGTCAGAGCAAGTAGAGATCGCGCAGAGCAAGGCGCCGGGAGAGGCCCTGTCGTgggacgacctgaccaggatgAAGTAcacgtgggcggcggcgatggagaccCTGCGGCTGATCCCGACGTCGTTCAGCATCCTGAGGAAGGCGGTGTACGACGTCGAGCACGGCGGCTCCGTCATCCCCAGAGGGTGGAACGTCATGAACGCGATGACCATGACGCACTGGGATCCGGCCATCTTCCCGGACCCTGGCCGGTTCGATCCGGCGCGATTCGAGGAGCCGTCCGCGGCGGCGATACCGCCCTTCAGCTTCGTTccgttcggcggcggcgcgcgcttcTGCCCCGGCAACGAGTTCGCCAGGGTGGAGACGCTGGTGGCCGTGCACCACGTCGTCACGCGCTTCAGGTGGAAGCTCGCCGCTGGCTGCGATGGAAGCTTCTCAAGGTTCCCGATGCCGTACCCGTCCCAGGGCCTCCTCATCAACGTCGAGCCTATCGACCCTCTCCATTGAGGTAAAACTTAAAAGGGAGATGCTTGTGTGTAAACATGTTCAGGATTTATGCTTTCTGCATTTTAGGCACTTCACAGTCTTGCACTACTGCATGGAGAAGGATGGCCGCAGTAATTTCTTGAAGAACACATGGTGAACATAGTTTTACAGAACATAAAAATATGGCTAAGTGTGGGAACCAATTAAGCATACTGTACTTTTTACCTGTACGGTTGACTGGACGCGCGCCTCGCCCTGCCTTCTTCTCGCGTCTTGTCGCGGCGGCCTCCTGCTCCAAATGGCTGTGTCTTCTAGGATCCTGCTGAGTTCCGGTACACTGCCATGGTGGATGGGGAGCTTCCTCGTTCTCAAACTTGTCCGAGGAAGAGGAATGGAGGTGCGCGCTGCTCCGctgccgatttggtggaagtCTGGAAGATCATGGTGGCGGCTGTCGCTGGTTTGGCTTGGACTTGGATCAATCTTTTGTTGCAGATTTCTATGGAAAGGAACAAGATGAAGGTGCAGCTGATGCTGTGATTGCAGATGAGATCGAAAACAAGGGAGTGGCGGCAGTGGTGCTAGGCTAAGTAGGAGCGGCGTGCTGGCGTGAGTGAGATGGCTGGCAATGGGGATCTTTGGAACAACTTGCCGTTGCTCTGCTTCGGGAATGGGAAGAAATGCTATCTCTGTCCTTAAATGCTCTCCAAGGGTGCCTAAAAAATAAAATCTAGAAACCTAGTTTTTGGTCTTGCCAAAAATCATTGTGAGCCAAAAAAGACCTTCCTCTCCAACAGTTCCCAATAATTAgtgctaaaaaaaattaaatcctGCCACATCATCCGTGGCCCAGCGCTTGGTAGTGGATTCCTGCTCTGTACCGAATGCAAGTAAATGGTAAATGAATGTCAGACAAGTCCAAGCTCTAACCATTGCTTCATTAGTTCATGTTGCCATTGTAATGTATGTCAATATCTAGTCAGCTTTTAGATCAGTGGCAATCCTTGCACATCAGCCTGCTCTATGCTACTCGATTAACTCTATTGGCAGACAATTCTGTTCTAGATGACGTACATGACTGAACTACAAGACCTAGCCGTGGAGATGATTATCCAAGCAAAATTTCGTACAGTAGTACAGAACCAGATCCTTTGACCTGGTGACCGCCGAGGGAGGGGTCTGGCAACCTGTGACCATTGATGGATGGGAAGACTTCGATTCGATTCAAGGGAGATGACGCCCTGGAAGAAGGGAAGCCTGCGCCATGGACGGAGGAATTGATGCGTGCGGCAAGACAGatgggaggcggcgccggtggccaaAGCGCCTGTACGGAGGGATGGGCCTCGGCGGCGTGAGGGCACACAACTGTCTAAattgtaattttatttttttagagttttgatcaaaattatagaaaggATCATGTCACCGAATAAGATCGAATAAGATattttatgaaaatatatttaatgaagaaagtATAATAAATATTAGTGATTTATTGtgtaaatttggtcaaacttgagatattcTGACTTTTCAAGAAAGctagaatgacttacaatttggaacggagggagaaCTAAGCCAGGAGCATGCTGTAAAGGTGTTGGTGACAGTGTCAATAAACAAAAAACTCATCTACCTCGTACTACAGCAATTTCGTTAAACCAAGATGAGGTGAAATCAGTTAGTATTCAACAAAGGGGAACTTATATCAATGCAAGATCAGAATAGCACTTTTGTATTTTGGTGGAAAATGTCTAGAATCAAGTATTACTCTATTAGTAATGGAAGTTGCAGAGCTTTGGTGGAAAAAGAGGTGTAATTAGGTTTTGTGTTTAGGGGGAATTGTTAAAATTTTGAATTTAGCTTCCGCAATCATTCATCCCCTCTAATTGTCTATCTTAGTGTATATCAATCCTACAGTTGCACAGCACAAAAAAATCCCAGTGTTCATCCTGTTCCTGAGTTCTAAAGTGCCGATAGCACTTGGCCGGACAGGATCCGGCTGACAGGTAACGCAGGAAATGTGCAGCTTGcaggcagcggcgccggcgagcggcctCAGTGTCACTTCATGCGCGGCCGcgccaagaactcgaatgggaGGACGGAGAGGAGGGGGGAGCAGAAGGAGAGCAGCAAACAGAAAGCGGCTGGAAGACTACGGGTGACGGGAAGGAGAGCGGCGAAGTGGGAACTGTGGAGCGGCTGTCGGGTGAGCCGAGCGGACGAGTACAAAGCAAAGAGACGGTGGAGAAATGAGATGCCGTGGATTTGTAAGGGTGGAATATTATGGAACAAACGGCAATGGCATATACGGGATGAAAATTTAAAACCAATGGCATTGAAGGGATGCTTTAAATTT containing:
- the LOC101752794 gene encoding cytochrome P450 716B1; its protein translation is MDADSATMVAATLAILVAFVASVPLLYRLLFTGAGDKTTGKPLPPGSFGLPVVGHTLSLLRALRANTAEEWLRRRAAAYGPVSRMSLFRRPTAFLVGPAANKFLFTSPALTTVNSESFSRMVGRRTLRDVAGDDHARVRAMMVQFLKLDAIKRHVAAMDAEVRRHLDTHWSGRAAVAVMPSMKSLTFDVMCTVLFKLGSDAAVREELSTEFQKLARGIWAVPVNVPFSTFSRCLAASRRGRRAVAAVIEERRDKLRRGESSPTDDVVTNMLAGGLPDEEITDNIIFLMIAAHDTTAALITFLLRQLDANQDAYAKVLQEQVEIAQSKAPGEALSWDDLTRMKYTWAAAMETLRLIPTSFSILRKAVYDVEHGGSVIPRGWNVMNAMTMTHWDPAIFPDPGRFDPARFEEPSAAAIPPFSFVPFGGGARFCPGNEFARVETLVAVHHVVTRFRWKLAAGCDGSFSRFPMPYPSQGLLINVEPIDPLH